In Clostridia bacterium, the DNA window GGACGCGGTTCGCGAGATTGTGGATGCGCTCGATCGCATCGACGAGGATCGGGCGTGCTTCATCGCGTCATTCGGCTACATTCTCAGCCGGGTGGCCAACGCCGACCGGAACATCAGCCCCGAGGAAACCGAGGCCATGGAGCGGATCCTGGTGGCCCAAGGCCAGCTATCCCCGGAGCAGGCCGAGGTTGTGGTGAAGATGGCGAAGCTGCGCAGTGAGCTGTTCGGCGGAACGGACAACTTCCTGGTGACACGCGAATTCCGCCGCATCGCCACGTACGAGCAAAAGCTCGCGCTGCTGGACTGCCTGTT includes these proteins:
- a CDS encoding TerB family tellurite resistance protein yields the protein DAVREIVDALDRIDEDRACFIASFGYILSRVANADRNISPEETEAMERILVAQGQLSPEQAEVVVKMAKLRSELFGGTDNFLVTREFRRIATYEQKLALLDCLFAVSAASEDISMAENNQIRQIASELGLEHSEFIQVRLGWKDRLSVLKRDLRG